In Haloarcula hispanica ATCC 33960, one DNA window encodes the following:
- a CDS encoding ABC transporter ATP-binding protein: MSEVTLSNVSKVYDDNVLAVEDLSLAVEDGEFVVVVGPSGCGKSTTLRMIAGLETVTDGEIAIGGDVVNDVRPQDRNIAMVFQSYALYPHMTVRDNMSFGLRLSGEYDDQIEQRVTEAAELLEISDLMDDLPKQLSGGQQQRVALGRAIVRDPEVFLMDEPLSNLDAKLRTQMRTEIQRIQEELDVTTIYVTHDQTEAMTMADRIVILNQGELQQVAPPERCYDEPNNKFVAGFIGSPSMNFFEVSVTNSGGRTAVHSAGVEFTLNVDIPDGEYTLGVRPEDFVAEDAGSYIDTVVDVVEPMGSDNFLYLETADGSKEVVARVDSEYRPERGDEIALGFHTEDMHLFGPDGERVELNQLQRTESA, encoded by the coding sequence ATGAGCGAAGTTACACTATCAAATGTCAGCAAGGTATACGACGACAACGTCCTTGCAGTTGAGGACCTCTCTCTGGCCGTCGAGGATGGAGAGTTTGTCGTCGTTGTCGGACCATCCGGGTGTGGCAAGTCAACCACACTTCGGATGATCGCCGGCCTCGAAACAGTCACCGACGGTGAGATTGCTATCGGCGGGGACGTAGTCAACGACGTTCGTCCACAGGACCGGAACATTGCGATGGTGTTCCAGAGCTACGCGCTGTACCCACACATGACCGTGCGCGATAACATGTCCTTCGGGCTTCGGCTGTCAGGCGAGTACGATGATCAGATCGAGCAACGGGTAACCGAGGCCGCCGAGCTACTGGAGATTTCGGATCTCATGGACGACCTACCGAAGCAACTCTCGGGTGGCCAGCAACAGCGCGTCGCGCTTGGGCGGGCTATCGTCCGCGACCCAGAGGTGTTTCTGATGGACGAGCCGCTGTCGAATCTCGATGCGAAGCTTCGGACCCAGATGCGTACGGAGATCCAGCGGATTCAGGAAGAGCTTGACGTGACGACAATTTACGTCACACACGATCAGACGGAAGCGATGACGATGGCCGACCGGATCGTGATTCTCAATCAGGGTGAACTCCAGCAGGTCGCACCGCCGGAACGCTGTTACGACGAGCCCAACAACAAATTTGTCGCGGGATTCATCGGGTCGCCGTCGATGAACTTCTTCGAGGTGAGCGTGACAAATAGCGGTGGACGTACGGCGGTCCACTCAGCAGGTGTGGAGTTTACGCTCAACGTCGATATTCCGGATGGGGAGTACACGCTAGGCGTCCGTCCGGAGGATTTCGTCGCCGAGGACGCCGGGTCGTACATCGATACGGTCGTGGACGTCGTAGAACCCATGGGTTCGGACAATTTCCTCTATCTGGAGACAGCAGACGGGTCGAAAGAAGTCGTAGCCCGAGTCGATAGCGAGTACCGCCCGGAACGGGGCGACGAAATCGCGTTAGGATTTCATACGGAAGATATGCATCTGTTCGGTCCCGACGGCGAGCGAGTGGAACTGAACCAGCTACAGCGGACAGAATCAGCGTAA
- a CDS encoding IclR family transcriptional regulator produces the protein MASQNNKTISAVETTLDILAALEKREPVGLSDLASHLDIPTSTVFIHLNTLVQRDYVVKESGQYRRSFRFLELGGSVRQRLDIGRLLRNKVEELSRETGEIAGAGIEENGQRVILYRSSGGKAAGDEIPIGNHTEMHWTSLGKVILAHLPVEKRNEIVADHGLPKGTDNTLSSRSDLEAALKRVRDQGYAIDDEEHLRGVRGVAVPIFNDEQEVMVSLGITGPRDRFTSRYMANLLEILRYTKNEIEVRSQYYEYSTIDG, from the coding sequence ATGGCCTCGCAAAACAACAAAACGATCAGTGCGGTTGAGACAACGCTGGATATTCTCGCCGCGCTCGAAAAACGTGAACCGGTCGGTCTTTCCGATCTCGCGTCTCATCTGGATATACCCACAAGCACTGTGTTTATTCACCTCAACACACTCGTCCAGCGTGACTACGTCGTCAAGGAATCCGGGCAGTATCGCCGGTCTTTCCGCTTTCTGGAGCTGGGGGGCAGCGTTCGGCAGAGACTAGACATCGGTCGACTGCTTCGCAATAAAGTTGAGGAACTCAGCAGAGAGACCGGTGAGATTGCTGGTGCCGGCATCGAAGAGAACGGCCAGCGGGTCATCCTCTACAGGAGTTCAGGCGGAAAGGCTGCGGGCGACGAAATCCCTATCGGGAATCACACCGAGATGCACTGGACATCGCTGGGCAAAGTTATTCTGGCGCATCTTCCGGTCGAAAAACGAAACGAAATCGTTGCCGACCATGGACTTCCGAAAGGGACTGATAACACGCTGTCATCCCGGTCCGATCTCGAAGCGGCCCTCAAGCGAGTCCGTGACCAGGGCTACGCGATAGACGACGAGGAGCATCTCAGGGGCGTTCGCGGTGTCGCCGTGCCGATATTCAACGACGAACAGGAGGTCATGGTCTCCCTCGGTATCACTGGGCCCAGAGATAGATTCACCTCTAGGTATATGGCAAATCTGTTAGAGATACTTCGATATACGAAAAACGAAATCGAAGTTCGAAGTCAGTACTACGAATACAGTACTATAGACGGATAG
- a CDS encoding creatininase family protein, with translation MLYDTIGRKESEWAGMTASQIRGVGEQPGSVLVIPVGSVEQHGNHLPVVTDTLLVEAMVDTAVERLDDVPVVVTPPIWSGFSPHHLSFGGTLSLEFAHLRATLEDIAHAGIQNGFDAVLFVNGHGGNSSLIDAVVSTVGVDTDAEVLGTTYFHLASDRIEELRTTETGGMAHGGEFETSLMLALRPDLVGDPEVRDGEPMDEHYRWGGQDLLDGGNVAVYRSFDEYSTSGAIGTPKQATAETGERIRSVIGDELAALMTAIHESNS, from the coding sequence ATGTTGTACGATACTATCGGTCGGAAAGAGAGCGAGTGGGCTGGAATGACGGCGAGTCAGATCCGAGGTGTCGGCGAACAGCCGGGCTCTGTTCTCGTTATTCCCGTCGGAAGCGTCGAACAGCACGGGAACCACCTCCCGGTCGTCACCGACACACTCCTGGTCGAGGCGATGGTCGACACTGCTGTCGAGCGTCTGGACGACGTGCCTGTCGTCGTGACGCCGCCGATCTGGAGCGGGTTCTCGCCACACCATCTGTCGTTCGGTGGGACCCTGTCGCTCGAATTCGCACACTTACGAGCAACGCTTGAGGATATCGCACACGCTGGCATCCAGAACGGATTCGACGCGGTGCTGTTCGTCAATGGCCACGGCGGGAACAGTTCGCTCATCGACGCCGTCGTGAGTACAGTGGGCGTCGACACCGATGCGGAAGTACTCGGAACGACGTACTTCCACCTGGCGTCGGATCGAATCGAGGAACTCCGAACGACGGAGACGGGGGGGATGGCCCACGGCGGCGAGTTCGAGACGTCCCTCATGCTTGCGCTCCGACCGGACCTCGTGGGCGACCCGGAGGTCCGCGACGGGGAACCGATGGACGAACACTACAGATGGGGTGGACAGGACCTGCTCGACGGGGGCAACGTCGCCGTTTATCGTTCCTTCGACGAGTATTCCACGTCCGGTGCCATCGGAACGCCGAAGCAGGCGACTGCCGAGACAGGCGAACGAATCCGCTCGGTCATCGGCGACGAACTTGCGGCCCTCATGACCGCGATTCACGAGAGCAATTCCTGA
- a CDS encoding carbon-nitrogen hydrolase family protein has protein sequence MPAESFTLAAAQVEPVYHDKEGTLDKTCRYIEQAGRDGADIVVFPETYFPGYPYWRGSVSISRWTDLMVDLQKNSLHVDDEAIEVLGEAVAEADLTLVLGTNEVSDRQGSETLYNSLFYFDSTGELMGRHRKLMPTHEERAIWGRGDPSSLATYETDVGWLGGLICYENHMTLSKAALTAMGEEIHAAVWPGFWEQHGHPGDKTRAETSEAVDTCDIYPAMREYAFETQSFVAACSAYMSDAVPDGFSEDELGFNVAAGGSMLINPAGIVKAGPLVGEEGLLTAEF, from the coding sequence ATGCCAGCCGAATCGTTCACACTCGCGGCCGCGCAGGTAGAGCCAGTCTACCACGACAAGGAGGGAACGCTGGACAAGACATGCCGGTATATCGAGCAGGCGGGACGGGACGGTGCAGACATCGTGGTCTTCCCGGAGACGTACTTCCCGGGGTACCCATACTGGCGAGGTAGCGTCTCTATCTCCAGATGGACCGACCTGATGGTGGACCTCCAGAAGAACAGTCTCCACGTCGACGACGAGGCTATCGAGGTACTCGGTGAGGCAGTCGCGGAGGCGGACCTCACACTCGTGCTGGGCACGAACGAAGTCAGTGACCGGCAGGGAAGCGAGACGCTCTACAATTCGCTGTTTTACTTCGACAGTACGGGGGAGCTGATGGGTCGACACCGGAAACTGATGCCGACCCACGAGGAGCGAGCCATCTGGGGCCGGGGCGACCCATCCAGCCTGGCCACGTATGAGACGGATGTCGGTTGGCTCGGCGGTCTCATCTGCTACGAGAACCACATGACGCTCTCGAAAGCGGCGCTGACCGCAATGGGCGAGGAGATACACGCCGCCGTCTGGCCCGGCTTCTGGGAACAACACGGTCATCCAGGGGACAAGACTCGAGCGGAGACGAGCGAGGCCGTGGATACCTGTGATATCTATCCCGCCATGCGGGAGTACGCCTTCGAAACCCAGTCGTTCGTCGCTGCGTGCTCGGCGTACATGAGCGACGCTGTTCCAGACGGTTTCTCTGAGGACGAACTCGGGTTCAACGTCGCCGCGGGCGGGAGTATGCTCATCAACCCGGCGGGGATTGTCAAGGCTGGTCCGCTGGTCGGTGAGGAGGGGCTCCTGACTGCCGAGTTCTAG
- a CDS encoding carbohydrate ABC transporter permease — MTMAGHDRSNLRKVRLYGVLIGLLGLMMLPFYAMFSSTLKPESEIFAAPATLVPSDPSIQAYLQVWTQTDVLLWVGNSFIISVGTVVLTLLLAIPAAYSCARNDFVGKRTFLLAVLVVQMFAPVVLIVGLFDVITQMGLFNTYLAVIVPAAAFTLPFNVWMLYGYFKTIPVALEESARIDGASQLQILTKIVLPLTKPALVASVTYTFLYAWNRLLFVLTFLTDSAKYNIPRGVFSMVGALQTDWRMMLTVSVIGIIPLLILFAFLEEYIVAGMTAGAVKE; from the coding sequence ATGACGATGGCAGGCCACGACCGGAGCAATCTCCGCAAAGTCCGGCTCTACGGCGTGCTGATCGGACTGCTCGGGCTCATGATGTTGCCGTTCTACGCGATGTTCTCAAGCACTCTCAAGCCAGAGTCGGAGATATTCGCTGCGCCAGCGACGCTGGTTCCCAGCGACCCCAGCATCCAGGCGTATCTGCAGGTCTGGACACAGACCGACGTGTTGCTCTGGGTCGGGAACAGCTTCATCATCTCAGTTGGGACGGTCGTGTTGACGCTCCTGTTAGCGATACCGGCCGCGTACTCGTGTGCTCGGAACGACTTCGTGGGGAAACGGACCTTCCTCCTCGCCGTGCTGGTCGTCCAGATGTTCGCACCGGTCGTGTTAATCGTCGGTCTTTTCGACGTTATCACCCAGATGGGGCTGTTCAACACCTATCTCGCTGTGATCGTCCCGGCGGCGGCGTTCACGCTCCCGTTCAACGTCTGGATGCTGTACGGGTATTTCAAGACGATACCCGTCGCGCTCGAAGAATCTGCGCGTATCGACGGCGCGAGCCAACTGCAAATCCTCACGAAGATTGTGCTCCCGCTCACGAAGCCAGCGCTGGTCGCCAGTGTCACCTACACCTTCCTCTATGCCTGGAACCGGCTACTCTTCGTGCTCACCTTCCTCACTGACAGTGCGAAGTACAACATCCCGCGCGGGGTCTTCTCGATGGTCGGCGCGCTGCAGACCGACTGGCGGATGATGCTCACTGTGTCTGTTATCGGCATTATCCCACTCTTGATTTTGTTCGCCTTCTTGGAGGAGTATATCGTCGCAGGGATGACGGCTGGCGCGGTCAAAGAGTAG
- a CDS encoding mandelate racemase/muconate lactonizing enzyme family protein encodes MEITGVSAVTVDVPLADLDEHLGIGPYVTNHGKLHSMERVLVRVDTDEGISGWGEMRVFLSPAATESIIEDGVGPMIEGQSPFEIERLRRQVFVEYTNVDMFFAAVETACWDIVGKALDRPVYELLGGWTAPTQGTQQHRQTVDGNSTAPTAVPVAFCLGILSPEESRIKAREALEAGFTVLKTKAGRDWRQDVERIKAMHDEVDGQLEFRLDPNQGWTLDQAVRVGAMLEDAGIYLQYMEQPIRVDSHRSLARLRQRLRQPIAPNEDTYISHNLQSLVEAGAMDVGVIDLTPAGGISGIRQQAAILEDAGVPFTHHCAFDLGIRTAAILHAFTGIPGFSLPPDSTYYGWEADVIEAPFEVSDGCLPAPEGPGLGISIDVDTVEEYRIT; translated from the coding sequence ATGGAGATAACCGGCGTGTCAGCGGTCACTGTAGATGTACCGTTGGCCGACTTGGATGAACATCTCGGTATCGGGCCGTACGTGACAAATCACGGGAAACTACACTCGATGGAACGCGTGCTCGTCCGTGTCGACACAGATGAGGGGATTAGCGGTTGGGGAGAGATGCGCGTCTTCCTGTCACCGGCGGCCACTGAATCCATTATCGAAGACGGCGTTGGCCCGATGATCGAGGGCCAGTCGCCGTTCGAAATCGAGCGGCTCCGACGACAGGTGTTCGTCGAGTACACGAACGTAGATATGTTCTTTGCGGCGGTCGAAACAGCCTGCTGGGACATCGTCGGCAAAGCCCTCGACAGACCGGTATACGAACTTCTCGGCGGGTGGACGGCACCGACACAGGGCACTCAGCAACACCGGCAAACAGTCGATGGCAACAGTACTGCACCGACGGCTGTCCCCGTTGCGTTCTGTCTTGGTATCCTCTCGCCCGAGGAGTCCCGTATCAAGGCCCGAGAAGCGCTCGAAGCCGGCTTCACTGTCCTCAAAACGAAGGCGGGTCGGGACTGGCGACAGGACGTCGAGCGAATCAAAGCGATGCACGATGAAGTCGACGGCCAGCTAGAGTTCCGGCTCGACCCGAACCAGGGCTGGACGCTCGACCAAGCAGTTCGGGTCGGCGCGATGCTCGAAGACGCTGGAATCTACCTGCAGTACATGGAGCAGCCGATTCGAGTCGACTCACACAGGTCGCTTGCCCGACTCCGGCAACGACTCCGCCAGCCTATCGCGCCGAACGAGGATACGTACATCTCGCATAATCTGCAATCGCTCGTCGAAGCCGGCGCGATGGACGTCGGCGTTATCGACCTGACTCCGGCCGGCGGCATCAGTGGTATTCGACAGCAGGCCGCCATCCTCGAAGACGCCGGTGTTCCCTTTACGCACCACTGTGCGTTCGATCTGGGGATTCGAACCGCGGCGATCCTCCACGCGTTCACCGGCATCCCGGGCTTTTCGTTGCCCCCGGATTCGACGTACTACGGCTGGGAGGCAGACGTCATCGAGGCTCCGTTCGAAGTCAGCGACGGCTGCCTCCCCGCCCCGGAGGGACCCGGTCTGGGCATCAGTATCGACGTGGACACCGTCGAGGAGTATCGAATCACATGA
- a CDS encoding SDR family NAD(P)-dependent oxidoreductase: MVELSLADRPAIVTGASRGIGREIAARFAEAGGDVVVCSRTYEDVKAVATELTDTHDGRVVPVECDVTDRAAVQDLVDTTIEEFGDIRVLVNNAGGADESANLLHRCDEDTFESMLDLNLKSQFLLSKEVLPAMVAAGGGSIIHMGSVNGLFGIGLSGYSEAKSGLLALSRNIAAHYGQHGIRSNVISAATIETANRRAEMENTEERTGETSARERWLDQYPLGRFGTPREVADTTLFLASDLSSFVTGENLVLDGGLTTSLPTSFINEVYDADDQPTTN; this comes from the coding sequence ATGGTAGAGTTATCATTAGCGGACCGGCCAGCCATTGTGACTGGAGCGTCGCGAGGTATCGGGCGCGAGATCGCGGCCCGGTTCGCCGAAGCGGGTGGCGACGTCGTCGTCTGCTCGCGCACTTACGAGGACGTCAAAGCGGTTGCGACGGAGTTGACCGACACACACGATGGCCGCGTTGTTCCGGTCGAATGTGACGTCACAGACCGGGCGGCGGTACAGGACCTCGTCGACACGACCATCGAGGAGTTCGGGGACATTCGGGTGCTCGTGAACAACGCTGGCGGCGCAGACGAGTCCGCCAATCTGTTGCACCGGTGTGACGAGGACACCTTCGAGTCGATGCTCGACCTGAACCTGAAGAGCCAGTTTCTCCTGAGCAAAGAGGTACTGCCGGCGATGGTCGCCGCTGGCGGCGGGTCGATAATCCACATGGGCTCGGTCAACGGCCTGTTCGGTATCGGGCTCTCCGGCTACTCCGAGGCGAAAAGTGGACTGCTGGCCCTCTCCCGGAACATTGCCGCCCACTACGGTCAGCACGGAATCCGCTCGAACGTTATTTCGGCGGCGACCATCGAAACAGCGAACAGGCGGGCAGAGATGGAAAACACGGAGGAACGGACCGGTGAGACGAGCGCACGGGAGCGCTGGCTCGACCAGTACCCACTCGGTCGGTTCGGCACACCGCGGGAAGTCGCAGATACGACCCTGTTCCTTGCCTCCGACCTGTCGAGTTTCGTTACCGGTGAGAATCTGGTGCTCGACGGCGGATTGACGACGAGCCTGCCGACATCGTTCATCAACGAAGTCTACGACGCAGACGACCAGCCGACAACCAATTGA
- a CDS encoding Rid family detoxifying hydrolase produces the protein MEELTTDDAPDSIGPYSQGIASGDRIYVSGQGPVDPDTGEVIQGTPAEQTRRTLRNVAAVLDAGDASLDDVVKATVFVKDMRYYDEVNEVYGELMSPPYPARSAVEVVKLPVDIDVEIEVIAER, from the coding sequence ATGGAAGAACTAACAACTGACGACGCCCCCGATAGTATCGGCCCGTACTCGCAAGGAATCGCTAGCGGTGACCGCATTTACGTTTCCGGTCAGGGACCGGTCGACCCGGATACCGGCGAGGTAATCCAGGGCACGCCCGCCGAACAGACTCGGCGCACACTCCGGAACGTAGCTGCTGTTCTGGATGCCGGTGACGCTTCACTCGACGATGTGGTGAAAGCGACGGTTTTCGTGAAGGATATGCGGTACTACGACGAGGTGAACGAAGTGTACGGTGAGCTCATGTCACCCCCCTATCCCGCTCGCAGCGCTGTGGAGGTAGTTAAACTACCAGTGGACATCGACGTCGAGATAGAAGTTATCGCGGAACGGTAG
- a CDS encoding ABC transporter substrate-binding protein, which yields MQPDNNDRSVEDSIDRRQLLQALGAGGAIAIAGCSGDGGSGSDGGDGDSGSGGDGGDGSTQSVQFLTMGVGDNIKQFFEENNAAFEDEHDVDVEFTSVTWDNARQTVNNRVDGGEAPDVSRWPARWIPQLVGKDALEPLDDMMDGEFGEQFYDGVAEGTMYNGSHYGVPWAASNKCLYYNKDVFETAGLDPEDPSLDSWQDMLDAATQIRDSDASVPALGLAGADAIETGSQYYHYHWSHGADLVDDEGMPVVNSSGAVDALSLYTDLHLEHNVTQSSPLSSTRQDIRQLFENGDLGMVIGHVYTGLNITAAKENGDVDFDYGIVQVPRGPEGRYSLFTIDTLAILSQSEHKDLARDLIRFYFDEERRFQYSKQKGFLPVVEAVGERSYFSESKNWGPFVEAGQYARARPKLGNFSEFNDRMVQAIQEALADRKSPQKALNDAQSDLEDAME from the coding sequence ATGCAGCCCGATAACAACGACAGGTCTGTCGAGGACAGTATCGACCGCCGACAGCTTCTCCAAGCACTCGGCGCAGGCGGTGCCATCGCCATCGCCGGGTGTAGCGGCGACGGTGGGAGCGGCAGTGACGGTGGTGACGGCGACAGTGGGAGCGGCGGTGACGGGGGCGACGGCAGTACGCAGAGCGTGCAGTTCCTCACGATGGGCGTTGGAGACAACATCAAGCAGTTCTTCGAGGAGAACAACGCGGCCTTCGAGGACGAACACGACGTCGACGTAGAGTTCACCAGCGTGACGTGGGACAACGCACGCCAGACCGTGAACAACCGTGTCGACGGCGGCGAGGCGCCCGACGTCAGTCGGTGGCCGGCGCGCTGGATCCCACAGCTCGTAGGCAAGGACGCGCTCGAACCGCTCGACGACATGATGGACGGGGAGTTCGGTGAGCAGTTCTACGACGGCGTGGCCGAAGGAACGATGTACAACGGCTCTCACTACGGCGTGCCGTGGGCCGCCTCGAACAAGTGCCTGTACTACAACAAAGACGTCTTCGAGACGGCTGGGCTCGACCCCGAAGACCCGTCGCTCGATTCGTGGCAGGATATGCTGGATGCCGCAACGCAGATCCGTGACAGTGATGCGAGCGTACCAGCGCTGGGACTTGCAGGGGCCGACGCAATCGAAACCGGGTCGCAGTACTACCACTACCACTGGTCACACGGCGCGGACCTCGTCGACGACGAAGGTATGCCAGTCGTGAACTCCAGTGGCGCTGTTGATGCCCTCTCGTTGTACACCGACCTTCATCTCGAACACAATGTCACGCAGTCATCGCCACTCTCCTCAACTCGGCAGGACATCCGACAGCTGTTCGAGAACGGTGACCTCGGGATGGTCATCGGGCACGTGTACACGGGACTCAACATCACCGCCGCGAAGGAAAACGGTGACGTCGACTTCGATTACGGTATCGTGCAGGTACCGCGTGGCCCTGAAGGTCGGTACAGCCTCTTCACTATCGACACGCTCGCCATCCTGAGTCAGAGCGAACACAAGGACCTCGCCCGGGACCTGATTCGGTTCTACTTCGACGAGGAGCGACGGTTCCAGTACTCGAAGCAAAAAGGGTTCCTCCCCGTCGTCGAAGCCGTCGGGGAGCGCTCGTACTTCTCGGAGTCGAAGAACTGGGGACCGTTCGTCGAGGCGGGGCAGTACGCCCGCGCCCGACCGAAGCTCGGTAACTTCAGCGAGTTCAACGACCGGATGGTCCAAGCCATTCAGGAAGCACTGGCGGACCGGAAGTCACCGCAGAAGGCGCTCAACGATGCACAGAGTGATCTCGAAGATGCCATGGAGTGA
- a CDS encoding carbohydrate ABC transporter permease, with amino-acid sequence MSLAEEYTETSDDSRLERGLAYVQRNSRAYLLIAPAAVFLLAVVGYPIIETFRLSLYQSPADSNIETFVGLQHYVEIFNSDIFYRLLWQTGRWVVAGVAGKTLLGLLIAVHLKGDIRGRKFFRTAFLIPWGIPYAISAVVFRWIEHPQFGYLNAILLKLGIIEQGIGILGNPSIAWLGVVVADIWIGTPFMAIIFLAGLQSIPQELYEAAAIDGAEKWHQFRYITLPQLKSVVLIATLLSTIWTFVSFDVIWTMTGGGPISSTATLVIHIYQVGLQNGNLGRGAAYSVIGFLFLFVFAIIYLRIYTRGGDEL; translated from the coding sequence ATGAGTCTGGCAGAGGAATACACCGAGACGTCCGACGACTCACGTCTCGAACGAGGATTGGCGTACGTCCAGCGCAACAGCCGGGCGTACCTTCTCATCGCCCCCGCAGCGGTGTTCCTGCTGGCCGTCGTCGGGTACCCGATCATCGAGACGTTTCGGTTGTCACTGTACCAGTCGCCGGCCGACTCGAACATCGAGACGTTCGTGGGACTCCAGCATTACGTCGAAATATTCAACAGCGACATCTTCTACCGACTGCTCTGGCAGACCGGTCGCTGGGTCGTCGCCGGTGTCGCGGGCAAGACACTGCTGGGACTGCTCATCGCCGTTCACCTCAAGGGAGACATCCGCGGTCGGAAGTTCTTCCGCACGGCGTTTCTCATTCCGTGGGGGATTCCATACGCTATCTCCGCTGTAGTGTTCCGATGGATAGAGCACCCGCAGTTCGGCTATCTCAACGCGATCCTGCTGAAACTCGGCATCATCGAGCAGGGAATCGGTATCCTCGGAAACCCGAGTATCGCGTGGCTCGGCGTCGTCGTAGCCGATATCTGGATCGGAACACCGTTCATGGCGATTATCTTCCTCGCGGGCCTGCAGTCGATACCCCAGGAACTGTACGAAGCAGCCGCCATCGACGGTGCCGAGAAGTGGCATCAGTTCCGGTACATCACGCTCCCGCAGCTGAAGAGCGTCGTCCTGATTGCCACGCTACTGTCGACGATATGGACGTTCGTCAGTTTCGACGTCATCTGGACAATGACCGGCGGCGGCCCGATCAGTTCGACGGCGACGCTCGTCATCCACATCTATCAGGTGGGGCTCCAGAACGGGAACCTCGGGCGCGGAGCTGCCTACAGCGTCATCGGGTTCCTGTTCCTGTTCGTCTTCGCTATCATCTACCTGCGCATCTACACGCGAGGGGGTGACGAGCTATGA
- a CDS encoding MFS transporter: MTPQATDSDISDTAAETPVRTADSTWWLVAGASLISLGLAAYEIVPASVTPLIQESLQVGPTAAGLLVGVMFGTAVVVSLPVGAVLDRTDSRTAMALAVGTLVIAGTWGWLAGRRGQYQSILASRALGGAAYVIVWNAGIDMVSRAVDGSNRATAVGIFTASGPVGFALGQGTGPLIAQRFGWPAVFLAFIGPALAGLAVFWPASRGHGGSRGDAPSLQEFGAVLRSRNVWLVGVLGFLGYALYLFVNSWGSSYLTQGLDFSLAVSGLVVAVFPAVGVVSRISGGLISDRVFNGRRRPVVLSSFGLAAPLLLGFTQFRSLPLLVAVLLLIGFAVQLTLGLSFTYVRELVDPPVAATAVAFQTSIGLAGAFVAPIAGGAVVNSVGFEPAFLLAGTVAVAGIIVAWQAPEPERQ, translated from the coding sequence ATGACACCACAGGCTACTGATTCCGATATTTCGGACACCGCTGCTGAGACACCTGTTCGAACAGCCGATTCGACGTGGTGGCTTGTAGCGGGTGCAAGCCTCATCTCGTTGGGACTGGCTGCCTACGAGATCGTCCCTGCAAGCGTGACACCACTCATTCAGGAGTCACTACAGGTCGGGCCGACAGCCGCCGGCCTCCTGGTCGGGGTCATGTTCGGCACCGCTGTCGTCGTCAGTCTCCCTGTCGGGGCTGTGCTGGACCGGACCGATTCGAGGACCGCGATGGCACTTGCGGTGGGCACGTTAGTCATCGCCGGGACGTGGGGCTGGCTAGCCGGTCGGCGTGGCCAGTACCAATCAATCCTCGCGTCGCGTGCACTGGGAGGAGCTGCGTATGTCATCGTCTGGAACGCCGGTATCGACATGGTGAGCCGGGCCGTCGACGGCTCCAACCGTGCGACAGCAGTCGGCATCTTCACTGCCAGTGGGCCGGTCGGCTTCGCACTCGGACAGGGAACGGGGCCGCTCATCGCCCAGCGGTTCGGCTGGCCGGCTGTCTTTCTGGCATTCATTGGCCCCGCCCTCGCGGGCTTGGCCGTCTTCTGGCCGGCGAGCCGCGGGCACGGCGGGAGCCGCGGCGATGCCCCGTCCCTGCAGGAATTCGGGGCAGTGCTCCGGAGCCGGAACGTCTGGCTCGTCGGTGTCCTCGGCTTCCTCGGCTACGCGCTGTACCTGTTCGTGAATAGCTGGGGCTCGTCGTACCTCACGCAAGGACTGGACTTCTCCCTGGCCGTAAGCGGACTCGTCGTTGCCGTGTTCCCCGCCGTTGGTGTGGTCTCTCGAATCAGCGGCGGGCTCATCTCGGACCGGGTCTTCAACGGCAGACGGCGACCGGTCGTGTTGTCGTCCTTCGGCCTTGCTGCGCCGCTTCTCCTCGGGTTTACGCAGTTTCGCTCGTTGCCACTGCTTGTTGCCGTCCTCCTGCTGATCGGGTTTGCGGTCCAACTGACGCTTGGCCTCTCGTTTACGTATGTTCGAGAGCTCGTTGATCCGCCCGTCGCTGCGACGGCGGTCGCGTTCCAGACCAGTATCGGCCTGGCAGGGGCATTTGTTGCACCGATCGCTGGTGGAGCCGTAGTAAACAGCGTCGGATTTGAGCCGGCGTTTTTATTGGCTGGCACGGTTGCTGTCGCCGGTATCATCGTCGCCTGGCAGGCCCCAGAACCGGAACGCCAGTAG